The Apium graveolens cultivar Ventura chromosome 6, ASM990537v1, whole genome shotgun sequence genome contains a region encoding:
- the LOC141666352 gene encoding short-chain dehydrogenase TIC 32, chloroplastic-like, which translates to MMRVGSTNGIGKGTARVLALRGVHVVMAVRNVATGGKLKEKLLQKMPNARIDVMEIDLNSIDSVRKFSLAYISRGLPLNIRINNAGIIPAAKFTFSKDNIEQVFSVNHLGQFLLTNLLLDTMKKTAREIQIEGRIINLSSDLHRWGVDKEGIVFDEINDEKRYDHFIYFI; encoded by the exons ATGATGCGAGTAGGATCAACTAATGGTATTGGAAAAGGGACTGCACGTGTCCTCGCTTTGCGCGGTGTTCATGTAGTGATGGCAGTGAGAAATGTTGCTACTGGTGGAAAACTCAAAGAAAAATTATTGCAAAAGATGCCCAATGCTAGAATTGATGTCATGGAGATTGATCTCAATTCAATAGATTCAGTACGGAAATTTTCTTTAGCATATATTTCTCGCGGTCTTCCTCTCAACATTCGCAT TAACAATGCAGGTATCATACCTGCTGCCAAGTTCACGTTTTCAAAAGACAATATTGAACAAGTATTTTCGGTCAACCATTTG GGTCAATTTCTTTTAACGAACCTTTTGTTGGACACCATGAAAAAGACAGCCCGTGAAATCCAGATTGAGGGAAGAATTATTAATCTATCATCGGACTTGCACAGATGGGGTGTTGACAAAGAAGGAATTGTTTTTGATGAGATCAACGATGAGAAAAGGTATGATCATTTCATATATTTCATCTAA